One Alteromonas sp. KC3 DNA segment encodes these proteins:
- a CDS encoding DUF3526 domain-containing protein: MIRLRDIKRETRFVFGHRQFISTLVVILLLSTAALWSGHAEMQEQRATIERLLEKDRVEREAALAHQKDFGSAAYYTFHLTYAPPSPLAFAAIGERDVFPWKHRIRMLALEGQIYESDTDNPELAFLGRFDFAFVVSVLLPLFIILLLYDLKAKEREAKRFELLNVTAPDSHAVWTTRVLVTLVPVVLATLVPFVVFAAINSASWGAVLAACGVVLGNVIVWTVIVLMIGAASRFASFSATHLASIMLGIWLLSTVMVPVVGHTVVNNTVETPQGGDIVLTQREAVNSAWDKPVYDTWAPFVATHPQWADYTEYDPKRDSSFNWKWYYAFQQVGDQMAEALSRDYQRATRQKDELAGYIALLSPSLLTQRLLSDIADTNVDAMVGYENRVREFHASLRQFYYPLFFKTPEFSPTRFDQLPQFTPTIKTTSQEHTDEN; the protein is encoded by the coding sequence ATGATCCGTTTGAGAGACATTAAACGCGAAACTCGTTTTGTATTTGGACATAGGCAGTTTATCTCTACACTAGTGGTAATATTATTGCTAAGCACAGCAGCGTTGTGGTCTGGTCATGCTGAAATGCAGGAACAACGCGCCACTATTGAACGTTTGTTAGAAAAAGACCGTGTAGAGCGCGAGGCCGCACTTGCCCACCAAAAAGACTTTGGTAGTGCAGCCTATTACACGTTCCATCTTACCTATGCGCCACCATCCCCCCTTGCGTTTGCAGCTATTGGTGAGCGTGATGTATTTCCATGGAAGCACCGCATTCGCATGCTCGCGCTTGAAGGACAAATTTACGAAAGCGATACCGACAACCCTGAGCTCGCGTTTTTGGGGCGTTTTGATTTTGCGTTTGTAGTTAGCGTCCTACTTCCACTTTTCATCATATTGCTTCTTTATGATTTAAAAGCAAAAGAACGAGAAGCCAAGCGCTTTGAGTTGCTCAACGTCACGGCCCCAGACAGCCACGCGGTATGGACAACCCGTGTATTGGTAACCCTGGTACCAGTTGTGCTTGCCACTTTGGTGCCCTTCGTCGTTTTTGCCGCAATAAATAGTGCCTCTTGGGGCGCAGTGTTAGCGGCCTGCGGCGTTGTTCTAGGTAACGTGATTGTGTGGACTGTTATTGTACTTATGATAGGTGCAGCATCTCGTTTTGCTTCATTTAGCGCAACCCATTTAGCGTCAATCATGTTGGGTATTTGGTTGTTAAGTACCGTAATGGTTCCCGTTGTAGGACACACGGTGGTGAACAATACAGTAGAAACGCCACAAGGTGGTGATATTGTGCTTACACAGCGTGAGGCGGTGAATAGCGCGTGGGACAAACCTGTATACGATACGTGGGCGCCCTTTGTGGCAACGCACCCTCAATGGGCTGATTACACAGAATACGACCCTAAACGCGATAGTTCGTTTAATTGGAAATGGTACTACGCTTTTCAACAAGTTGGCGACCAAATGGCCGAAGCGCTATCTCGCGATTACCAGCGCGCTACGCGTCAAAAAGATGAACTTGCAGGCTACATCGCCCTTTTGTCTCCGTCACTGCTTACACAACGGTTACTCTCAGATATCGCTGATACCAACGTCGATGCCATGGTGGGCTATGAAAATCGCGTGCGCGAATTTCATGCTTCATTACGCCAGTTTTACTATCCCTTGTTTTTCAAAACGCCTGAGTTTTCACCCACGCGCTTTGATCAATTACCGCAATTTACACCAACAATAAAGACAACATCACAGGAACACACCGATGAAAACTAA
- a CDS encoding DUF3526 domain-containing protein has product MSNSVVTTICADQWRYWLRTKVATTVLLFGAILTLAALVVNAFHIHETTHAREHLQQEAEQRFLSQPDKHPHRMVHYGHYVFRTPTALSVIEPGVDTYTGNAIFLEGHRQNSAMFAEQRQSAGLTRFSSLTPSFLALVLAPLFIILIGYGSVSREREAGTLTLLLSQGATRQQLVFGKLIALTLANAALLLPLLVASLYVAVSSESAAVVALFCVGYVLYFLFWASLVTASSAIFSRSNVSFTVLIVVWMATCVLLPRLGSSVATNAVPSLGKLESDFKVEEKLRSLGDGHDVNDPAFKKLHSDLLAKYNVSSVDELPVNFRGIVAQYSEGRQAKVLNEFAEKRMQEELDQAQIARQFGWLSPTVALRAFSTLLAGTSIETHHRFLREAEALRLEFVQGLNKIHAEKLDFKLDMNRNKSEEAADKAVVNASNWAILSSFQFEPESPSARIHSATLYGFQLLLWLGLSFALLQLAVRRLHP; this is encoded by the coding sequence ATGAGCAACAGCGTAGTAACAACGATTTGCGCCGACCAATGGCGCTATTGGCTTAGAACAAAAGTGGCCACCACCGTTCTCTTGTTCGGTGCTATTTTGACCTTAGCAGCGTTAGTCGTAAATGCGTTTCATATTCATGAAACTACCCATGCCAGAGAACATCTGCAGCAAGAGGCAGAACAGCGTTTTTTGTCTCAGCCAGATAAACATCCGCATAGAATGGTTCACTATGGGCACTATGTTTTTCGCACACCTACTGCGCTTAGCGTGATTGAGCCCGGTGTCGACACCTATACCGGCAACGCCATTTTTCTTGAAGGGCACAGACAAAACAGTGCAATGTTTGCTGAACAACGTCAGTCAGCGGGCCTAACGCGCTTTAGCAGTCTTACACCTAGCTTCTTGGCTTTGGTACTCGCGCCCCTTTTTATCATTCTTATTGGTTATGGCAGCGTATCTCGCGAACGTGAAGCCGGTACGCTTACATTATTGCTGTCACAAGGCGCCACGCGTCAACAGTTAGTTTTCGGAAAACTTATTGCCCTTACGCTAGCCAATGCCGCATTACTTCTTCCGCTGCTTGTTGCAAGTTTGTATGTTGCCGTTTCCAGCGAAAGTGCAGCTGTTGTTGCGCTGTTTTGCGTGGGCTATGTGCTTTATTTTCTTTTTTGGGCTTCATTGGTAACGGCATCTTCCGCTATTTTCAGCCGCAGTAATGTAAGCTTTACCGTGCTCATTGTGGTGTGGATGGCGACATGTGTGCTGCTTCCACGCTTAGGTAGCAGCGTGGCAACTAACGCGGTACCTTCACTTGGGAAGCTTGAGTCTGACTTTAAGGTTGAGGAAAAGCTACGCAGCTTAGGCGATGGCCACGATGTCAACGACCCAGCCTTTAAGAAACTTCACAGCGACTTACTCGCTAAGTATAACGTTTCTTCTGTAGACGAACTTCCTGTTAACTTCAGAGGGATAGTGGCCCAATACTCTGAAGGTCGTCAGGCTAAAGTGCTCAATGAATTTGCTGAAAAGCGTATGCAAGAAGAACTAGACCAAGCGCAAATTGCTCGTCAATTTGGTTGGTTATCTCCTACTGTCGCCCTTCGCGCGTTCTCTACCTTACTTGCTGGTACCAGTATAGAAACTCACCACCGATTTTTGCGTGAAGCAGAAGCGCTACGCCTTGAGTTCGTTCAAGGGCTAAACAAAATTCACGCTGAAAAACTCGATTTTAAACTTGATATGAATCGCAATAAAAGCGAAGAAGCTGCTGATAAAGCGGTGGTAAATGCTAGTAACTGGGCCATTTTATCCTCTTTTCAATTTGAACCTGAAAGCCCGAGTGCACGCATCCACAGCGCAACATTATATGGTTTTCAGCTGCTACTTTGGCTCGGTTTATCCTTTGCGCTTCTTCAGTTGGCGGTAAGGAGGCTGCACCCATGA